One Alphaproteobacteria bacterium DNA segment encodes these proteins:
- the ftsH gene encoding ATP-dependent zinc metalloprotease FtsH has product MNFSKNIALWLVVALVLVMLFNMFQAPTHKAGFNTLPFSDFMAEVDGNQVKEVLIQGKSISGRLADGRTFNTYAPDDPSLVAKLRDSGVRITAAPSDENAPTFWGVLISWFPALLLIGFWIFFMRQMQAGSGKAMGFGKSKARLLTEKSGRVTFEDVAGIEEAKQELQEIVEFLKDPQKFTRLGGRIPKGVLLVGPPGTGKTLLARAIAGEANVPFFTISGSDFVEMFVGVGASRVRDMFEQGKKNAPCIIFIDEIDAVGRHRGAGLGGGNDEREQTLNQLLVEMDGFDANEGVILIAATNRPDVLDPALLRPGRFDRQVVVPNPDILGREQILKVHMKKVPLAPDVEARVIARGTPGFSGADLANLVNEAALLAARRGKRVVTMSEMEDAKDKVMMGAERRSMVMTDKEKELTAYHEAGHALVNIFLPECDPLHKVTIIPRGRALGVTMSLPERDRLSHSKIEFKSRIAMTFGGRVAEELVFGPEKVTTGAGNDIMQATRLARAMVTEFGMSDKLGPIRYNANEQEIFLGHSVTQTQNVSEATAQVIDEEVRKLIEEGESTATRILTEHLDDLHKLSKALLEYETLSGDEVKGLLAGEEIHRPDPNDIKPSEGAGRRSSVPTTAKPKTGGTGLEPGAGPEPQPGA; this is encoded by the coding sequence TTGAACTTCAGCAAAAACATCGCCCTGTGGCTGGTTGTCGCTCTTGTCCTGGTCATGCTGTTCAACATGTTTCAGGCCCCCACCCACAAGGCGGGATTCAATACGCTCCCCTTCTCGGACTTTATGGCCGAGGTCGATGGCAATCAGGTCAAGGAAGTGCTGATTCAGGGCAAGTCGATCAGCGGACGCTTGGCCGATGGGCGCACGTTCAACACCTACGCGCCCGACGATCCCTCTCTGGTCGCCAAGTTGAGGGACAGCGGCGTGCGCATTACGGCGGCTCCTTCCGATGAAAACGCCCCCACATTCTGGGGCGTGCTGATTTCCTGGTTCCCGGCCCTGCTGCTGATCGGTTTCTGGATTTTCTTCATGCGTCAGATGCAGGCAGGCAGCGGCAAGGCGATGGGTTTCGGCAAATCCAAGGCCCGCCTGCTGACCGAAAAGAGTGGCCGCGTGACCTTCGAAGACGTGGCGGGCATCGAGGAAGCCAAGCAGGAATTGCAAGAAATCGTCGAATTCCTGAAGGATCCGCAGAAATTCACCCGGCTGGGTGGCCGGATTCCCAAGGGCGTTTTGTTGGTTGGCCCCCCCGGCACGGGCAAGACGCTGCTGGCGCGCGCCATTGCAGGCGAAGCCAACGTGCCTTTCTTCACCATCTCGGGTTCAGACTTCGTTGAAATGTTTGTAGGCGTTGGCGCTTCTCGCGTGCGCGACATGTTCGAGCAGGGCAAGAAGAACGCGCCTTGCATCATCTTCATCGACGAAATCGATGCGGTCGGACGCCATCGCGGCGCAGGTCTTGGCGGCGGCAATGACGAGCGCGAGCAGACGCTGAACCAGTTGCTGGTCGAGATGGATGGTTTCGACGCCAATGAAGGCGTGATCCTGATCGCGGCCACCAACCGTCCCGACGTTCTGGACCCGGCGCTTTTGCGACCCGGCCGCTTCGATCGTCAGGTCGTGGTGCCCAATCCCGACATTCTGGGACGCGAGCAGATTCTGAAAGTGCATATGAAGAAGGTTCCGCTGGCTCCCGATGTGGAAGCGCGCGTGATCGCCCGTGGAACGCCCGGCTTTTCGGGCGCCGATCTGGCCAATCTGGTCAATGAGGCGGCCTTGCTGGCGGCGCGCCGGGGCAAGCGGGTCGTCACCATGAGCGAAATGGAAGACGCCAAGGACAAGGTGATGATGGGCGCCGAGCGCCGCTCGATGGTGATGACCGACAAGGAAAAGGAACTGACCGCCTATCACGAGGCCGGTCATGCTCTGGTCAATATTTTCCTGCCGGAATGCGATCCCCTGCACAAGGTGACCATCATTCCCAGAGGTCGGGCGCTGGGCGTGACGATGAGCTTGCCCGAGCGCGACCGGCTTAGCCATTCCAAGATCGAATTCAAGTCGCGCATCGCCATGACCTTTGGCGGACGCGTGGCCGAGGAATTGGTTTTCGGCCCCGAAAAGGTCACGACCGGCGCAGGCAACGACATCATGCAGGCCACGCGCTTGGCTCGGGCCATGGTGACGGAATTCGGCATGAGCGACAAGCTGGGGCCGATCCGTTACAACGCCAACGAACAGGAAATCTTCCTGGGCCATTCGGTGACCCAAACCCAGAACGTGTCGGAAGCGACGGCGCAGGTAATCGACGAAGAGGTGCGCAAGCTGATCGAAGAGGGCGAGAGCACGGCCACGCGCATTCTGACCGAACATCTGGACGATCTGCACAAACTGTCCAAGGCGTTGCTGGAATACGAAACACTTTCCGGCGACGAGGTGAAGGGTCTTTTGGCGGGCGAAGAGATTCACCGCCCCGATCCAAATGACATCAAGCCGAGCGAGGGAGCGGGACGGCGTTCCAGCGTGCCCACTACGGCCAAGCCCAAGACCGGCGGAACGGGGCTTGAACCAGGGGCGGGGCCGGAACCGCAACCCGGCGCCTGA
- the folP gene encoding dihydropteroate synthase, with amino-acid sequence MAQPTPPSSFAGVPLGRPLLMGIVNVTPDSFHDGGQYALAEQAVVHGRRLLEEGAAILDVGGESTRPGAAQVLESVEKERVIPVVRALAGRGALVSIDTRHPGVMVAAIKVGARIVNDISGLSDPEARRIVRDSGAYAVIMHMQGEPGTMQAEPHYDDCLAEVYDWLAARVGLCVSEGIPREKIAIDPGIGFGKSLEHNLALLKGLGKFQEIGCPVLLGVSRKSFIAQLCGGIPSTERLPGSLAAALWGVSQGVQILRVHDVAETAQALTVWTKVDGFCQTERDE; translated from the coding sequence ATGGCGCAACCTACGCCGCCTTCCAGCTTTGCGGGCGTTCCATTGGGACGCCCGCTTCTTATGGGCATCGTCAACGTCACCCCGGACAGTTTCCATGACGGAGGCCAGTATGCGCTTGCCGAGCAGGCGGTGGTCCATGGGCGCCGCCTGCTTGAGGAAGGCGCCGCCATTCTGGATGTCGGCGGCGAGTCGACCAGACCCGGAGCGGCCCAGGTTCTGGAAAGCGTCGAGAAGGAGCGGGTAATTCCGGTCGTGCGGGCCTTGGCCGGGCGCGGGGCTTTGGTCTCGATCGATACACGCCATCCTGGCGTGATGGTGGCCGCCATCAAGGTCGGCGCCAGAATCGTCAACGACATTTCTGGACTGAGCGATCCGGAAGCTAGGCGCATCGTGCGCGACTCCGGCGCCTATGCGGTGATCATGCATATGCAGGGCGAACCCGGCACCATGCAAGCCGAGCCGCATTACGATGATTGCCTTGCCGAGGTTTATGATTGGTTGGCCGCCCGCGTGGGCTTGTGCGTATCTGAAGGAATTCCCCGCGAGAAGATAGCCATCGATCCTGGAATCGGCTTTGGCAAGTCGCTTGAGCACAATCTGGCCCTTCTGAAGGGGCTTGGCAAATTCCAAGAGATCGGCTGCCCTGTTCTGCTGGGAGTCTCGCGTAAGAGCTTTATCGCCCAACTTTGCGGGGGAATTCCCTCGACGGAGCGATTGCCGGGGTCATTGGCTGCGGCACTTTGGGGTGTCTCGCAAGGGGTTCAAATCCTTCGCGTTCACGACGTGGCCGAGACGGCGCAGGCGCTTACCGTGTGGACAAAGGTTGACGGGTTCTGCCAAACTGAACGGGATGAATAG
- a CDS encoding class I SAM-dependent methyltransferase: MAGLDDVREYWNRRPCNIRHSLKEVGSRDYFDEVEQRKYFVEPHIPGFADFARWQGRKVLEIGCGIGTDAINFARAGADYSAVELSATSLDLARKRFETYGLQGRLIEGNAESLAPLFPGERFDLIYSFGVIHHTPDPKAAIREILKIIHPNGELRLMLYARNSWKAFMIEEGFDQPEAQSGCPIAFTYSEEDVRKLLDGFDIVELRQAHIFPYVVESYVKYEYEVQPWFKAMPPAMFQALERHLGWHMLITARPK, translated from the coding sequence ATGGCTGGCCTTGACGACGTGCGGGAATACTGGAATCGAAGGCCTTGCAATATTCGCCATTCCCTCAAAGAGGTCGGCAGCCGGGACTATTTCGACGAGGTCGAGCAGCGCAAGTATTTCGTCGAGCCGCATATCCCGGGCTTTGCCGACTTCGCCCGCTGGCAGGGCCGCAAGGTGCTCGAGATCGGTTGCGGCATCGGCACCGACGCCATCAACTTCGCGCGCGCAGGGGCCGACTATTCGGCGGTCGAACTGTCGGCGACCAGCCTCGACTTGGCCCGCAAGCGCTTCGAAACCTACGGCCTTCAGGGCCGCCTGATCGAGGGTAACGCCGAAAGTCTAGCCCCCCTGTTTCCTGGCGAACGCTTCGACCTGATCTATTCCTTCGGCGTCATCCACCACACGCCGGATCCGAAGGCGGCGATCCGCGAAATTCTCAAGATCATCCATCCCAACGGCGAATTGCGCCTGATGCTGTATGCGCGCAATTCCTGGAAGGCGTTCATGATCGAGGAAGGTTTCGACCAGCCCGAGGCGCAGTCAGGCTGCCCGATCGCCTTTACCTACTCTGAAGAGGATGTACGAAAGCTGCTGGACGGTTTCGACATCGTCGAGCTTCGTCAGGCACATATTTTTCCGTATGTCGTCGAAAGTTACGTCAAATACGAATACGAGGTCCAGCCCTGGTTCAAGGCCATGCCGCCCGCGATGTTCCAGGCCCTGGAGCGCCATCTGGGCTGGCACATGCTGATTACCGCAAGACCGAAGTAG
- a CDS encoding NAD-dependent epimerase/dehydratase family protein, whose amino-acid sequence MNINDLIVVTGAGGFIGGHLLAELRAKGFRRLRGVDIKPFDLWFQRFDDVDNQSGDLKDIAVCKRAAEGADYVFNFACDMGGMGFIEIHKAECMLSVLINTHMLMAARESGVKRFFYSSSACVYAADKQTDVHVTALKEADAYPAMPEDGYGWEKLFSERMCRHFTEDFKLETRVVRFHNVYGPWGTYDGGREKAPAAISRKVIAAKLAGKHEIEIWGDGEQTRSFMYIDDALYGVQAVMNSDITEPINLGSAELVSINQLVDIVEDIAGIKLERRYNLNAPKGVRGRNSDNTLIESHLGWEPSTRLRDGMAKTYAWIERMMTSGEDNTRFKHF is encoded by the coding sequence GTGAATATCAATGATCTGATCGTCGTCACCGGTGCGGGCGGCTTTATCGGCGGCCATTTGCTGGCCGAGCTGCGCGCCAAGGGGTTCAGGCGCCTCAGGGGCGTCGACATCAAGCCGTTCGACCTGTGGTTCCAGCGCTTCGACGACGTCGACAACCAGTCGGGCGATCTTAAGGACATTGCCGTCTGCAAGCGCGCCGCCGAAGGGGCGGACTATGTCTTCAACTTCGCCTGCGACATGGGCGGTATGGGCTTCATCGAGATCCACAAGGCTGAATGCATGTTGTCGGTGCTGATCAACACCCACATGCTGATGGCTGCCCGCGAGTCGGGCGTCAAGCGCTTCTTCTATTCCTCGTCGGCCTGTGTCTACGCCGCCGACAAGCAGACCGACGTCCATGTGACGGCGCTTAAGGAAGCCGATGCCTATCCGGCCATGCCTGAGGACGGCTATGGCTGGGAGAAACTGTTCAGCGAGCGCATGTGCCGCCATTTCACCGAGGACTTCAAGCTGGAGACCCGGGTCGTGCGCTTTCACAATGTCTACGGGCCGTGGGGCACCTATGACGGCGGGCGCGAGAAGGCGCCAGCCGCGATCAGCCGCAAGGTGATCGCCGCCAAGCTGGCGGGCAAGCACGAGATCGAAATTTGGGGCGACGGCGAGCAGACGCGCAGCTTCATGTATATCGACGACGCGCTTTACGGCGTGCAGGCGGTGATGAACAGCGACATCACCGAGCCGATCAACCTGGGCAGCGCCGAGTTGGTTAGCATCAACCAGTTGGTCGACATCGTCGAGGACATCGCCGGTATCAAGCTCGAGCGGCGCTACAATTTGAACGCCCCCAAGGGTGTCAGGGGCCGCAACAGCGACAACACGCTGATCGAAAGCCATCTCGGCTGGGAGCCCTCGACGCGTCTTAGAGATGGCATGGCCAAGACCTATGCCTGGATCGAACGCATGATGACCAGCGGTGAGGACAACACCCGCTTCAAGCATTTCTGA
- a CDS encoding NAD(P)-dependent oxidoreductase, which translates to MRILVTGAGGFIGARLVADLIASGFDVVAHSRKPKPSNALGIQWISGDLGKPITEALALDAIVHCASRNRLPAALPSEYLNDNVRAMERLLELAARTEVKKFIFLSSISVYGRVTDPVLDEATPCRFETDFGLSKLMCERLLAESSTQFSAIALRLPGVVGPGAHHVWLARLCQSLRQNDSVAIQNPESMHNNLLHVADLSRFVGQLLAGKDWQGFEAVNLAVDEAWPVRQVAETLKRAVGSDSPIIVEESQSLPYVIDSTLARKSFGFCTMPMLETLTRFAKEPR; encoded by the coding sequence ATGCGGATATTGGTAACGGGCGCCGGAGGGTTTATCGGAGCAAGGCTTGTCGCCGATTTGATCGCCTCTGGCTTTGACGTTGTCGCACACAGCCGTAAGCCCAAGCCGTCCAACGCCCTCGGCATTCAGTGGATCTCCGGAGACTTGGGAAAACCCATCACCGAGGCGTTGGCGCTGGATGCCATCGTCCATTGCGCCTCGCGCAACCGTTTGCCTGCCGCGCTGCCCAGCGAGTATCTGAACGACAATGTCCGCGCGATGGAACGGTTGCTGGAGCTGGCGGCTCGGACAGAGGTCAAGAAATTCATCTTTCTATCCTCGATTTCCGTCTATGGCCGGGTAACCGATCCTGTGCTGGACGAGGCTACGCCCTGCCGTTTCGAAACAGATTTCGGCTTGAGCAAGCTGATGTGCGAGCGTCTGTTAGCCGAGTCCAGCACCCAATTTTCGGCCATCGCGCTCAGGCTGCCTGGCGTCGTCGGCCCAGGGGCGCACCATGTTTGGCTGGCCAGGTTGTGCCAGTCCTTGCGCCAAAACGATTCGGTGGCGATCCAGAATCCCGAGTCCATGCACAACAATCTCCTGCATGTCGCCGATCTGTCCCGTTTCGTGGGTCAACTTCTGGCCGGGAAAGATTGGCAGGGATTCGAGGCCGTCAACCTGGCGGTCGACGAGGCCTGGCCAGTGCGCCAGGTGGCGGAAACCCTGAAGCGGGCCGTGGGTTCGGACTCGCCGATCATCGTCGAGGAATCTCAATCCTTACCCTATGTGATTGATTCGACTCTGGCCCGAAAGAGTTTCGGATTTTGCACCATGCCGATGCTGGAGACGCTGACCCGCTTTGCCAAGGAGCCCCGATGA
- a CDS encoding class I SAM-dependent methyltransferase, translating to MTKMPSLHSEAQDLTGSQGLQSLGLGSSWAYHDDPRHLLFSMARYKFVAKMFLGLSNVLEVGCADGFFTRIVLQAVGRVTGIDIDGAMIESASQIMSPRWPFTALRHDILERPVEGLFDGAYSLDVLEHIPASQEELFIMNILASLKPEASLIVGMPSLQSQAHASQVSRAHHVNCKDQPELKTLLSKFFHNVFLFSMNDEIVHTGFHPMSHYNLALCCHRKETPPC from the coding sequence ATGACCAAGATGCCGTCACTTCATTCCGAGGCCCAGGATCTGACCGGCAGCCAAGGACTGCAATCCCTGGGACTGGGCAGCAGTTGGGCCTATCACGACGATCCCCGCCATCTTCTGTTCTCGATGGCGCGCTACAAATTCGTGGCCAAAATGTTTCTGGGACTAAGCAATGTTCTGGAGGTCGGCTGCGCTGACGGTTTCTTCACGCGCATCGTCCTGCAAGCGGTCGGGCGGGTGACGGGGATCGACATCGACGGGGCGATGATCGAGTCTGCCAGTCAAATCATGAGTCCGCGCTGGCCGTTTACCGCCTTGCGTCACGACATTCTGGAAAGGCCGGTGGAAGGACTTTTTGACGGCGCCTACTCGCTTGACGTTCTTGAACATATCCCGGCCAGCCAGGAAGAGCTTTTTATCATGAATATCCTGGCCTCGCTCAAGCCCGAGGCGTCGCTGATCGTCGGCATGCCGTCCCTGCAGTCGCAGGCCCACGCCTCGCAGGTCAGCCGGGCCCATCACGTCAATTGCAAGGACCAGCCCGAACTTAAGACTCTGTTGAGCAAGTTCTTCCATAATGTCTTCCTCTTTTCCATGAACGACGAAATCGTCCATACTGGCTTCCATCCCATGTCGCATTACAATCTCGCTCTGTGCTGCCACCGCAAGGAAACGCCGCCATGCTGA
- a CDS encoding carbamoyltransferase, translating to MLILGLHGGITQLQHDPSATLIGDGLILAAAEEERFSRVKSALGQLPIYATAACLKQAGVTMKDVDLVVHSGSTFADLEERIRRYLIHYFGLAPKILMVRHQEAHLASAYYGSGFDRAMVLSADGYGDQESGAFAIGEGRELTLLEGRGADVSLGQFYAAITSYLGFSVNEDEYKVMGLAPYGKPGVDLSRYLEVGEDDYRIDSSLWERKPKPMSRYESWYNDSLVEHLGPARRRDDPLTDRHRDLAYATQEVFERAMVALVTRLHRQTGMDSLCLAGGCALNCSANRVLAELPFVRRLFVQPAASDRGISLGCALLGAAQSGIEMPPALRHVYLGPDYPGESLLGALKLTGHAYSQPQDLASVAARLLAKGKIVARFEGRAEYGPRALGNRTIMADPRSAEMKDVINSKVKFREEFRPFAPAVLAERCPEIFEIPIENGASPFMTMALPVKPGWLGKLKAVTHVQGTARVQAVYRDVSPGFYDVISAFDRLTGVPALLNTSFNVRGEPIVETPLNALATFAATGIDALLLGPYLLVKPGVDAG from the coding sequence ATGCTGATCCTTGGCCTTCATGGTGGCATTACCCAGCTTCAGCACGACCCTTCGGCAACCCTGATCGGCGATGGTCTGATTCTGGCCGCCGCCGAGGAAGAGCGCTTTAGCCGCGTTAAATCGGCGCTGGGTCAGTTGCCGATCTACGCCACCGCCGCCTGCCTGAAGCAGGCCGGTGTTACGATGAAGGATGTCGACCTAGTCGTGCATTCCGGTTCGACCTTTGCCGATTTGGAAGAACGGATCCGCCGTTACCTGATCCATTATTTTGGCCTTGCTCCGAAAATCCTGATGGTCCGCCATCAGGAAGCTCACTTGGCTTCGGCTTATTACGGCTCGGGATTCGACCGCGCCATGGTGTTGTCGGCGGACGGCTATGGTGATCAGGAAAGCGGGGCCTTCGCCATTGGTGAGGGGCGGGAGTTGACCTTGTTGGAAGGGCGGGGGGCAGACGTTTCGCTGGGTCAGTTCTACGCCGCCATCACTTCGTATCTTGGCTTTTCGGTCAACGAGGACGAGTACAAGGTCATGGGGTTGGCCCCTTACGGCAAGCCGGGGGTCGACCTGTCGCGCTATCTTGAGGTGGGTGAAGACGACTACCGGATTGACTCGTCTCTGTGGGAACGCAAGCCCAAGCCGATGTCGCGCTACGAGTCCTGGTATAACGACAGTTTGGTCGAACATCTAGGGCCGGCCAGGAGACGCGACGACCCGCTGACCGACCGGCACCGTGACCTCGCCTATGCCACGCAGGAAGTCTTCGAGCGGGCGATGGTCGCTTTGGTCACGCGTCTGCACAGGCAAACCGGGATGGACAGCCTGTGCCTGGCCGGCGGCTGCGCCCTCAACTGTTCGGCTAACCGGGTGCTGGCCGAACTGCCTTTCGTCCGCCGCCTGTTTGTGCAGCCTGCCGCTTCGGACCGCGGCATCAGTCTGGGCTGCGCGCTTCTGGGGGCGGCTCAAAGCGGCATCGAGATGCCGCCGGCGCTTCGCCATGTCTATCTGGGGCCCGATTACCCCGGCGAATCGCTTCTCGGCGCTCTCAAGCTGACCGGCCATGCCTATTCGCAGCCGCAGGACCTAGCCTCGGTTGCCGCCCGTCTGCTCGCCAAAGGCAAGATCGTCGCCCGATTTGAGGGGCGGGCGGAATACGGCCCCAGGGCCTTGGGCAACCGGACGATCATGGCCGATCCCAGGTCCGCCGAAATGAAGGACGTCATCAACAGCAAGGTGAAGTTCCGCGAGGAATTCCGGCCTTTCGCGCCCGCCGTGCTGGCAGAGCGTTGCCCCGAAATCTTTGAAATACCGATTGAAAACGGCGCCTCGCCTTTCATGACCATGGCGCTGCCGGTCAAGCCCGGTTGGCTGGGCAAGCTGAAGGCGGTTACCCATGTCCAGGGAACGGCGCGCGTGCAGGCCGTGTACCGCGACGTGTCGCCTGGTTTTTATGATGTGATATCCGCCTTCGACCGGCTGACTGGTGTTCCGGCCTTGCTCAATACCAGCTTCAACGTGCGCGGAGAGCCGATTGTGGAAACCCCCTTGAACGCATTGGCCACCTTTGCGGCGACTGGAATCGATGCCCTGCTGCTGGGGCCGTATCTGCTTGTTAAGCCAGGTGTCGATGCGGGTTGA
- a CDS encoding NAD-dependent epimerase/dehydratase family protein, with protein MMSNPVAVVTGGAGFIGSHMVDLLLDEGYNVRVIDNFSGGHERNLAHHAGNPRLAIERADILTLEPQASVFKDAACLFHFAGIGDIVPSIERPTDYLNTNVQGTVRVLEGARAGGIGKVVYAASSSCYGLAATPTGEDHPIAPQYPYALSKYQGEQCVLHWHQVYRLPVNSIRIFNAYGPRVRTTGAYGAVFGVFLRQKLAAKPFTVVGDGTQKRDFVYVTDVARAFFLASQTPLAGRIWNLGTGNPQSVLRLVELLGGPVTHVPRRPGEPDATWADIGAITRDLGWAPRVSFEEGVGHMLDDIEVWRDAPLWDPDSIKTATKTWFDFLGTEKTA; from the coding sequence ATGATGAGCAATCCAGTCGCGGTCGTTACCGGGGGAGCAGGTTTCATAGGAAGCCATATGGTCGACCTCTTGCTGGACGAAGGCTACAACGTCCGGGTGATCGATAACTTTTCGGGTGGACATGAACGGAATTTGGCCCATCACGCTGGCAATCCCCGCTTGGCGATCGAACGGGCGGACATCCTGACGCTTGAACCCCAGGCTTCCGTTTTCAAGGATGCCGCCTGCCTGTTCCATTTCGCCGGCATCGGCGACATTGTGCCTTCGATCGAACGGCCGACCGATTACCTCAACACCAACGTCCAAGGGACCGTGCGGGTCCTTGAAGGAGCGCGGGCGGGCGGCATTGGCAAGGTCGTCTATGCCGCCTCGTCGTCCTGCTACGGGCTGGCGGCAACCCCGACCGGCGAGGATCATCCCATCGCTCCCCAATATCCCTATGCGCTGTCGAAATATCAGGGCGAGCAATGCGTTCTGCACTGGCATCAAGTCTACCGGCTGCCGGTCAATTCCATCCGCATCTTCAACGCCTATGGGCCGCGGGTGCGCACGACCGGCGCCTATGGGGCCGTCTTCGGCGTCTTCTTGCGCCAGAAGCTGGCAGCAAAGCCCTTCACGGTGGTGGGCGATGGCACGCAAAAACGTGACTTCGTCTATGTCACCGATGTGGCACGGGCCTTTTTCCTGGCCTCGCAAACGCCGCTGGCGGGGCGGATATGGAACCTCGGTACTGGCAATCCGCAATCGGTCCTGCGACTGGTCGAACTGCTGGGCGGGCCGGTGACCCATGTTCCCAGGCGCCCCGGCGAACCCGACGCCACCTGGGCGGATATTGGTGCCATCACGCGCGATCTGGGTTGGGCGCCGAGGGTCAGCTTCGAAGAGGGGGTCGGGCACATGCTGGACGATATTGAGGTCTGGCGGGACGCCCCATTGTGGGATCCCGATTCCATCAAGACGGCCACGAAAACCTGGTTCGACTTTCTTGGTACGGAAAAAACCGCATGA
- a CDS encoding adenylyltransferase/cytidyltransferase family protein, whose amino-acid sequence MTLTLASKYGNKIKTAEELIELIGPRPRKHSVVMCHGVFDLVHPGHIRHLLYAKSKADILVASLTADQHINKAQYRPFVPQDLRALNLAALEMVDYVVIDPDPTPLANIAHIQPDLFAKGYEYQDTGIHPKTQEELDLVTSYGGEMLFTPGDIVYSSSAIIETVPPNLTVDKLVTLMEAENITFDRLRQTLAKAKGIPVHVVGDTIVDSLTYTTLIGGMTKSPTPSVRFDRKVDFIGGAAVVARHLRAAGAQVSLSTVLGKDEFKKFVLDGLAQDGITCQAVIDRTRPTTNKNAIVCGGYRLLKVDNVDTRPVMGPILDKLVKQIAETPAKGVVFSDFRHGIFNRRTIPVLAGAIPAGVLRVADSQVASRWGNILEFEGFDLITPNEREARFALADQDSGVRPLASSLFEAAKCGTLILKLGERGIITWRSTADHAGRPFLVLDSFADRVVDPVGAGDALLAYSTLAMLVGESEAVASILGSIAAALECEHDGNIPIGIDKMLESIASIEKCAEFR is encoded by the coding sequence ATGACTCTGACCTTGGCATCGAAATACGGCAACAAGATCAAGACGGCCGAGGAACTGATCGAACTGATCGGCCCCAGGCCGCGCAAGCACTCCGTGGTCATGTGTCACGGCGTTTTCGATCTGGTGCATCCCGGCCATATCCGCCATCTGCTGTACGCTAAAAGCAAGGCCGACATCCTGGTTGCCAGCCTGACCGCCGATCAGCACATCAACAAGGCCCAATACCGCCCGTTCGTGCCGCAGGATCTGCGCGCCCTTAACCTGGCGGCGCTGGAAATGGTCGATTACGTCGTCATCGACCCTGATCCGACGCCTCTTGCCAACATCGCACACATTCAGCCCGACCTTTTCGCCAAGGGCTACGAATACCAGGATACCGGCATTCATCCCAAGACGCAGGAGGAACTGGACCTCGTCACCTCCTACGGCGGCGAGATGCTGTTTACGCCGGGCGACATCGTATATTCCTCGTCGGCGATCATCGAGACGGTTCCGCCCAATCTGACCGTCGATAAGCTGGTCACGTTGATGGAGGCCGAGAACATCACCTTCGACCGGCTGCGCCAGACCCTGGCCAAGGCCAAGGGAATCCCGGTGCATGTCGTCGGCGACACCATCGTCGACAGCCTGACCTACACGACCTTGATTGGCGGTATGACCAAGTCGCCGACCCCGTCGGTACGCTTCGACCGCAAGGTGGATTTCATTGGCGGCGCTGCTGTCGTGGCCAGGCATCTCAGGGCGGCGGGGGCACAGGTGTCGCTCTCGACTGTGCTGGGAAAGGACGAGTTTAAGAAGTTTGTGTTGGACGGCTTGGCCCAAGACGGTATCACCTGCCAGGCGGTGATCGACCGCACGCGTCCCACCACCAACAAGAACGCCATCGTTTGCGGCGGCTATCGCCTTTTGAAGGTGGACAACGTCGACACTCGTCCCGTGATGGGGCCGATTCTCGACAAGCTGGTCAAGCAGATCGCCGAGACGCCAGCCAAGGGCGTGGTGTTCAGCGATTTTCGCCACGGCATCTTCAACCGGCGCACCATTCCCGTGCTGGCTGGCGCCATTCCTGCCGGGGTCCTGCGCGTTGCCGACAGTCAAGTGGCCAGCCGCTGGGGCAACATCCTGGAATTCGAGGGCTTCGACCTCATCACTCCCAACGAGCGCGAGGCTCGTTTCGCCCTGGCCGATCAGGACAGCGGCGTCCGTCCCCTTGCTTCCAGTCTGTTCGAGGCCGCCAAATGCGGCACGCTGATCTTGAAACTAGGCGAGCGCGGCATCATCACTTGGCGTTCGACGGCCGACCATGCGGGCCGCCCCTTCCTGGTGCTGGACAGCTTTGCCGACCGGGTGGTCGATCCGGTGGGGGCGGGCGACGCCCTGCTGGCCTATTCGACGCTGGCCATGCTGGTCGGCGAATCGGAGGCGGTGGCCTCGATCCTGGGCTCGATCGCCGCCGCCCTGGAATGCGAGCATGACGGAAATATCCCGATCGGAATCGACAAAATGCTGGAAAGCATCGCCTCGATCGAGAAGTGCGCGGAGTTCCGCTGA